The nucleotide sequence TTAAGAGAGAAAAATTTATGGCTTTAGCTCAAGAGGCAAAGCTCTTGAGAATTCTCAAGCAAAATGGATATCCAGCAGTTTAATATCCTTTACTCTTTGTAAAATTTTAAAATAAAAGCTAAAAGAGCTCAGAAGACATTCAGCTTGTCCTCGAGGATCATCTTTTGTATCTTTGTTATGTTAGCTAACCATTCGTCCGCAATTTCATAGGCATCCTTTTCAAAGCTCTCAACTTTGTAGCCCGGCTTTGGAATTACTTGAATGCTTGCTACTAAAGGCTCATCAATTGGCTTTCCAATCTGGCTGAGAATTCTGACATAAACCTCTTGGACTCCTTCAATCTGCTCGGCGATATCATTTGCAATCAGCATTGCGAGGAGGTTGTAAATCTTGCCAACGTGACTAACTGGATTCTTACCGGCAGCGGCTTCCATACTCATGTGTCTGTTTGGTGTAATTAATCCGTTAACTCTATTTCCTCTACCGACTGAACCATCATCACCAGCTTCAGCTGAAGTTCCGGTGACTGTTATGTAGTAGATATCCTTTTCTGGGTCATCAGCTGTATTCACGAAGATATTGACCTTTCTGTTTGTGTACTGCTCAACTAACTCCTTGACAGCGTCATAAATTCCTTGCTTGACTTCCAGATACTCCTTTGGATTGGCAACCTCGCTGTCAACAATAGCGGCGGCAATTGTAAGGTCTATCTCATCTCCTTTTCTAAGACCCATAACTTTGATGTCTTCACCAACAGCTGGCCACTTCTTTTTGAATTCCGGGCTGTTTAAGAGCTTCTCAGTCTCGAGGACAATCTTCTCCGTCTCACTAAGGGGAGCATATCCAACTCCAAATGAGGTATCATTAGCCAAAGGGATTGGAGTTTCTTTAGCTTTGTTAAAAACACTCACTAAATCAACACTTCCTTGTCCAATTCTTGAGTCAATAACAACATGCTCCTCAACGTTCAAGTGTCTGACTGCTTTTCTTAGATACTCTTTTGCAGCCTTTATGGCAACCTCGTGGACTGGGAACATCTCTCTATCAATGAACTCGACAGCTCTACCTGAAAGCAAGATGTAAATTGGTTTTATGACTTCACCGCCACCAAACCTTGGATAAGCCCTACCACCCACAACTTCAACTTGATCAGTGTTGTGGTGAAGTATAATACCATATCTTTTGATGTACTCCCTTGAAAGGGCTCTGCTGACTGCTTCTGCTATACCATCAGCTATGCTGTCTGGATGTCCAATCCCCTTTCTTTCAACTAATTCAACCTTCTGCATCTCTATTGGGGTTCTAACGAGCTCTTCCACAATTATATTTCTCTTTTTTTCTACCATGAGCATCACCCGTGAAGTTTTTCATGCATAGCTCTGAAGGTCTGCTTATATATTTTTCGGCATATCTTCGTGCTAAGAATATAACCAGAAGTTATTAAACAGAGAAATCCTTAAAATTCTAGGCAGAGATAAAACTAATGAGCATCCGACTCTGCCCGGTGGCCCGACCGCGGGAGCGTCCGGGCAGCGATGAGCGCGAGGGACGATGCCGGGCAGACAGGGCTTGGCCTCCGGGGCCGCTCGAGGAAAGCCGATAACGGCTGACGATGAAGGCGGTGGGATATGCCAAGCCCATACTTTTTAAGTTTTTCCTTCTAACAAGTTTTGGTGAAGACAATGAAAATTGCACAGATAATAACCAGAATCAGAGAGGTCCTTGATGAGAAAGATGGGCTGAGAGAAGAGGCTTTAAAAATAACGAGAGACATTGTTAGGCTCAGTGGAGATGCAATAAAGGCTCTTCATAGAGGAGATTTCGAGTTGGCTGAGGAGAGGCTTAACAAGGCTCAGAAATTGGTTAAAAACCTTAGAGAGATGCTCAAAAACCACCAGGATTTATATTTCACAGGTTATGTTCAAAATGCTCACCAGGAGTTTGTGGAAGCGATACTTTTTTACAGCTATCTGAAAGGTAAGGAATTTCCTTCACCAACAGAGCTCGGAATTCCAGAGGCAGATTATGCTCTAGGTATTGGAGATTTTATTGGTGAGTTGAGAAGATATTTCTTGATTCTGCTTATGAATGGGGACATTGCAAAGGCAGAAGAGGTTTATCATTTCATGGAGAGTATTTATGAAGAACTCATGACTCTAGAGTATCCAAAAGGTTTGGTAAACATAAGACAGAAGCAGGATCAGGCTCGCTATATTTTGGAAAGGACACTTGAAGACCTGACGAGAGCTAAAATAAGTAAAGCTTTGGAGAAAAAACTCGAAGAGGCTTTGAAGAGATGAGTAAGGCTAATGTGAATTTCAAAAAGATTGCTGAACTTCAAAGAAAGCTCAGCAAAGGGATAGTTGAAAAACCGTTAGATATTTCAAAAATTAAAACAATAGGTGCTGTTGACGTTTCATATAAAAAAGACAAAGCAAGGGTAGCTTTTGTCTTATGCTCTTTTCCATCATGCGAGGTTTTAAAAACCAAAGTCGTTGATACTAGCGTTGATTTTCCATATGTTCCAACATTTTTCTTTTTGAGAGAAACGAGACCCGTTTTGTTAGCACTTAAGGGAAAAAGCTTTGATGTCCTTCTGGTTGAGGGACACGGTAAGGCTCATCCAAGAGGCTATGGTTTAGCCTCCCACATTGGTTTGTTGCTTAAAAAACCAACGATTGGAGTTGCTAAGAAACCTTTGAGAGGTTATCCAGAGAGTTCCCTAATAAAAGTGGGAAAAGCTTATGTAAGCGTTGGAAATTTAATTGATTTGAACTCTGCAGCAAAAATTGTAGAGATGGTGAATGAGAACGGCTATCCGAAGCCACTTAAAATTGCAGATAAACTTTCAAAAGGTGCTGAAAATGAAAAAACTTAAATTAATTCTTCAAATTGCAAAAAACGGTGCAATTGGTGAGAAAACTAGAATCACTCTTAGGGAGCTAGCAAAAGAACTTGGGGTTTCTCCCCAAACTGTTTTAAGATGGCTCGATGAGCTTGAAAAAGATGGGTATATAGCACGTACAGTTGAAGGGAAGAAAACTTCCATTGAGCTGACTGACAAAGCTCTAAAGTATTTAGAGGAGCTTTATGAGGAACTTTCAAAGGTTTTGTACCAAGGAGTAATAATTGGTGAAGTTGTTTCTGGACTTGGAGAGGGGGCATACTATGTGAAACAGTATACTCCTCTAATTAAGGAGTATCTCGGATTTGAACCCTACCCCGGTACGCTTAATGTAAAGATAATATTTCCAAAGACTATTTTTGATGCCCTATGTAACGTTAAGCCAATCCTAATTCCAGGTTTTGTCAAAAATGGAAGAACCTTTGGGGATGTTAAAGCATACAGAGTCAAAATCAATGGAATTGAGGGTGCTATAGTGATACCTTCTAGAACAATACATCCTCCAAAGATCGCTGAAATTATAGCTCCTGTTTATCTAAGAAAGGAGCTTAACTTGAAAGATGGGTCAAGAATAAAGCTGAAGGTGATAGGATGAAGGAAAGAATCATGAGCATACTTGGTTTTGGAGGATTGGGTGTGACTTTAAGCTTTTTCTTAATTGTTTTGCTTTACCCCTCATACACAGCGATGGAAAAATTGATGCCTATTTACCTTGGTGGAATGCTTTTCGGTTGCATATTAGGGATTTTCAAAGCTAAACTTAATGCCAGCGGTTATGCATTCATTCTGGGATTTTCAATAACGGCAATGCTTTATTTAATATGGATGCACTTTCCGTTCACAATGGTTTATTCATTTGCATTTTTAGCTATAGTAGTCTTCGTTATGTGGATTGTTGAGTCAAAGAGTACACTAGATATAACAGTTGTCCCTTTCGCGTATTTTGGAGGATTTATCCTTGCAAATTTAATCTTTAGAAATGTTGAAATGTATAAGATTGAAGGGTCGATAATGAGTGTTGTTCTAGTTGGAGTTGCAGGCGCTGGAGTTAGTTTGATCATGGGGCTCTTTAGGGCATTTATGGAGATATCTCAATCATTCAGGAAGAAGATTTAAAAACAGAGAAGAGAATTTACTTTGGTGGTTGAGATGGTAATGAGACTATCAAAACTTTATGGGAAGCAGATATATAACACAAAAGGATACTACGTTGGCTATGTTGATGAAGTTCTGATTGATATTGACAGAGGCTACGGAAAGGTTTTAGCTCTTGGACTACCAGGGGAAAAGGTTGGAATACCCTACGATAGGGTCACAGCAATTGGAGATATAATATTGGTAAAGGCAAAAGAAGAGTAGTCTTTCAACTCTCCTTTATTCCTAATGCTTCTAAGAACTTTTCTGTTATTGCTTCTTCAGCCAGTCTAAGCAGGGAACTTTTGTCCTTTGCTAGTTTGAATATTCCTAGGCTAATTCTGGCTCCCCCTGATTGGGCATGTCCTCCTCCACTTCCTATCTCACCGAAAGCTTCTTTGAGAACCTTTCCAATGTTGACTCTAACATCCCTTGTTCGTGCAGAGATTTCTATTCTGTCATCCACTATCCCAAACACAAGAACTGTGGTTATACCCTCAAGCCTGAGAAGGAAATCAGCAGATTCTGCTATGGCATCTCTGTTTGTTATAAAACCCACATTTGAAATGACAACATTTTTGTATATCTTTCTGTTGAGAATTGCTCTGGCGAGAATTTCGGCAGTCTCTGTCGAGATGTCTGGATGCTCAATTTTATCGAGCAGCTCGTAGTTGACTTTCTCTGCTAAGAATTCAATGGCTTTTAAATCCACATGACTAAGTTTTGAAAACTTTTTTGTGTCGACATAAATTCCATAGAACAAGCCTGTAGATAATGTTTCATTTAACGGTAAATTTAGAGCCTTAAAGTATTCAGCGAGTATCGATGATGTTGAGTTGACTTCTGGTCTTATGTCTACAAATGCATCAGAGGGTAGTTTTTCTTTGAGGCTTTGAAGAATTTGGTGGTGGTCAATGATAATTTGAATATTGTTAAGATCGTCCTCTTCAAGAATTGTGAGATTGCCATTTGGCTGACAATCTATGAGGGCAATGAAAGGATACCTCTTGATCTCATAGGAACCTCTTGAAACTTTGCTCATGTCCACTCCAAGAACGTTTAGAAGAGCCTTATTTTCATGATGGGTTACTTCACCACCATACACTATATGAGCTTTTAATCCAAAGTTTTGAGCTATAGCTTTTAGTGCTGCTGCACTTGCCATGGAATCCGGGTCGGGGTTGTCGTGCATAATAATCAAGAGCGCATCCCCTTTCTGTTTGAGTTCTTGAAGCTTCTTAGCAAGCAGGTTTGCATTTTTCTTTTCGCCAAACATTTCAACTATCTCAACAATGACCTTGGAAATTGCTTTTCTTGGAGATACAGCATAATCTATTTTAACTTCAGTTTCAAATTCCTCTTTCATTTGATTTGCAATATCTTCTGGGGTAATGTCATCTGGAAGAATAGTAAGAATTGGGATTGTCTTGTTATTTGAGCGTATGACTTGAATGGTTCGCTTTATTGTTGGAACATCCATTGTCGTAATGATTGCCAAATCTGCCTTGTCTATATGTGCCTTAAGGAGCGTGGCGGTATATGAAAAATCTCCATGAACAACTTGAAAACCACTTTCAGCTAATGATTTAGCTCGCAACTCATCTTTTTCAATGATTGTGACCTCAAATTCTCCTTTCAAGGCCTCTGCGATGGTTCTTCCAATTGCACCCCCGCCAAGTATAAGCACTTTCATTTTTCTCACCATATCCATAATCATCAAACCTAAATCACTATATTGAACATTAGATTGAGTTTTAACACTTTTGCAAAAACTCAGCACTCAAGATCGTCATCATTGCATGGCTCAGTTCTGCCGAGATCATCACCCACTTAAAATGCTGTTGATTATAGGATTTATAAACTCATTTATGATATCTATCGAAACGTTAAATTTTTAAGCTAATTGGAAGACGAGATCACATGAACACACTGATGCTTGGAGTAACATTATCACTGCTGTCAGCATTTGGATGGGGGCTTTCATCGATACTGCTAAAGCTTAGCATGAAAAATAAAAGCGCTGTAACCGTGAATATATCAAGGCTCTATATTATCTCAGTGGTTTATGCAATTTTCTTTACGATAGATGGAAACTGGAAGGAGATACTGAATCTGACACCTCTCCAGTTCTTGATTGCTTTTATTTCTGCACAGTTTGGATTTGTTATAGGTGATTACTTCTTTTTCAATGCTATGAAAATTATGGGTGTTTCAAGGACAGTGCCAATAACTTCATCTTATCCTCTTTGGGCAATTTTGTGGGCCTACCTGTTTCTGGGAAGGAGCATTGATGTTCAAATTATTCTTGGAGCATTTTTGATAGTTCTTGCAATTATAATTGTAAGACAGGGAGAAATTGAGGAGCGCATGAACATGAAGGGGTTTATGTTTGCCCTCCTAGCGCCGCTGTCGTGGAGCTTTGCCATAATAACAATGGAGTGGCTCTCCTCTCAAATTTCTGCTTTTACTCTGGCTGGACTCAGAATGATGCTTGCTGCTTTAGGAATAAGTGTGTTCTTAAAGAAGTATGAAAGTGAAATAAAGGCAATTACAAAAAGAGAATTTGCAGCATTAACTGGAGCGGCGTTTTTAGGCTTGTTCGTTGGACAATATTCATTTGTAAAGGCAGTTAGTTTGGTTGGTTCTTCAATCGCAGCTCCAATTACAGCCATAAATCCAATCATTTCAGCAACATTGGCTATTCTTATTTTAAAAGAGCCTCCGAACAGCAAGATTTTGACAGGTTTAGTAATGGCAGTAATCGGTGTAGTATTGATAAGCACAGCATAAAGGTTAAATTTTCATCATCCTAATTACTACTGCCGACAGCGAGGGTACAATACCCTCGCAAGGGCTCGGTTGAACCCGCCTCCGCAAGGTATCGGGCTCGATGAGCGGAGTGTGCTCACGCCGAGCCTACAGGGCCGGTGCATCCGCCCCCGTGAGCCATGAGCGGGGTGTCTCTGTTGCCGGCCCACAGATTCAAAACTTTTATAATTCTCAAAGTCAATTTTAATAACTGGTGGTTATTATGGTAATTCTTCCTCGTCCAATTGATCCGCGAGAAATAAAGAGAATTAGAAAAGAATTGGGAATTACTCAAGAAGAACTTGCAAGAAAAGCTGGAGTAACTCAAGCTTACATAGCTAAACTCGAGGCTGGAAAAGTTGATCCTCGACTTTCAACTTTCAATAGAATTCTTGAGGCCCTTCTTCAATGCAAGAAAGCCCGACTGAGGGCTAAAGACGTTATGTCTTCTCCGATTATTGCGGTTAAACCCTATGATAATGTCGAGAAAGTAATCAAGCTGATGAACGAGCACAACATATCCCAAGTTCCCGTAATAGCAGGAAATAAGGTCGTAGGTTCAATAACTGATAAGGTTCTCGTGAGAAAAAGCTTAGAATATGAGGACATCTACGAGAGAAAGGCCATGGAAGTCATGGAGGAGCCTTTCCCAATAGTCAACGAGGAGGAGGACATTGAAGTTGTTAAGTATCTCCTTGAAGAGCATCCGGCTGTTATTGTGCAGAACAAAGAAGGTAAGCCCGTAGGAATAATAACCCGATCAGACTTGTTCCGACTTAAGTAATCAGCCAGCCGTCCATTCATCATCTCTCAGCGTCGGAAGGCCTCATCCCCAGTAGACTATTCCTGCTGCAGTTTTTAAGTTTTAATCTTTGATTTTCTCCCATTTCTTTATGCTATCCTCCAATGCTTTTCTAACAACTTTTCCAATGGACATTCCAATTTCAGTTGCAGTTCCAGCCCACTCTTCGCTTCCCTCGTAAGCAAACACTCCAATCCCATCGCTTGTTGTTCCCGTTGCGTTATAGCCAAGCTTCAGCAGGGTGTAAGTTTTTGCTTCTGTTGCAGTCATTATAGCATTTGCCAATGCTCCAATGGTTAGACCCTCATGTATTATGAGAGCAATGTTTATAGTTCCAGGCTTCCATGGCGGAGGATCATCACCCGCTATCGCAGGATTTGTTATTCCTGCCGTTATATATGCCTCAACTCTCCCGCTTTTTGCATGGGCGAGAACTTTTGGAATATCTGCTGCTGTCATAAAGCCTACAAAATTCTCTAACCCATTTTGTTTTTCAAAATTGAGGCAATCCTCTTTATAATTCCCATTGTAGTTCTTGTGAACCTTCATAAAGAAGAAGCCGTTAGCCTTGAATAACCCACCGTTATGGGGGGCATTGCTTAAGCTAAGCATCGGTTCTTTGAAGGGGTGAATATAGTGTTTGCCGAGCATGGATTTTAATACCCCTTTTCGTTTAAGAGCTTGACGATGCAAAAGTTTCGGAATACTTTTAAGTATTAGTGAGAAAAATGGATGATTGTATTGGGGGGTGTTAAAATGGATCCAATGGAAAAGATGTTTGATGAGGCCGCAAAGAATCCCAAGATGAGAAAAAAGATAAAAGTAAAAGCGATGCTTTCACTTATTCTGTTTGTTGTGTTCCTCTTAGCACTGTTTACTGCTATAGGCATGCTATGGGCTACAAAAAACGGAACGTTCCTCGGAATGACAAAGGCTCAAATCTTTGCAATTAGAACAAAAGTCGCCCTCATTATGAACATCCTTATCATTGCCCACATCATAGTCAACAGAAAAGTTTTCATCAAGGAACTAAAGGTTCTTTTTGGATGATTTTGTCTGTTTTATTTTTTGTTGCTCTAAAAATGTAAAGTGAAAGTAAAAATACAGAAAAACAACGAATTCAAGCTTTTCCCCCAATCTTCATTAGCCTTTCATAAAGCTCATCAACCTTCTTTGCGACATCTTCAACAGTAAAGCCTTTCTTAACGGCCAGCCAAACTGCTCCTCCTGCTCCCACGCCTTCTTTCACATAGCCCCTCTCATAATCTTGCAGACCCTTAAACCTGCTCTTTGAAAAATCAAGCTCGGCATAGTAGTAAATTATACTGATGTCTTTTGCTGTCTCCTTGAACGTTGAACTCTCATCATTTACAACCCACTTCGTCGTAGCAATCATGAATCTGCTCAAATCTTCTCCCATTGCCTTGAGGAGAGCAACTACTGCAAGCATTTGAGTTCCACCAGCTAAGACAACTTTGCCCTTAAATCCTTGAGAAATCCCAATAACCGTTGCCATCATTGGATCGCCGAACTCTTCCAATGCTCTTAAAGGATCATCTTTGAGATCTCCTTTCTCAACGCCAGCTCTCTTGAAGCCCTCCATGATTACCTTCTC is from Thermococcus paralvinellae and encodes:
- a CDS encoding endonuclease V, giving the protein MSKANVNFKKIAELQRKLSKGIVEKPLDISKIKTIGAVDVSYKKDKARVAFVLCSFPSCEVLKTKVVDTSVDFPYVPTFFFLRETRPVLLALKGKSFDVLLVEGHGKAHPRGYGLASHIGLLLKKPTIGVAKKPLRGYPESSLIKVGKAYVSVGNLIDLNSAAKIVEMVNENGYPKPLKIADKLSKGAENEKT
- a CDS encoding PRC-barrel domain-containing protein: MVMRLSKLYGKQIYNTKGYYVGYVDEVLIDIDRGYGKVLALGLPGEKVGIPYDRVTAIGDIILVKAKEE
- a CDS encoding methionine adenosyltransferase codes for the protein MVEKKRNIIVEELVRTPIEMQKVELVERKGIGHPDSIADGIAEAVSRALSREYIKRYGIILHHNTDQVEVVGGRAYPRFGGGEVIKPIYILLSGRAVEFIDREMFPVHEVAIKAAKEYLRKAVRHLNVEEHVVIDSRIGQGSVDLVSVFNKAKETPIPLANDTSFGVGYAPLSETEKIVLETEKLLNSPEFKKKWPAVGEDIKVMGLRKGDEIDLTIAAAIVDSEVANPKEYLEVKQGIYDAVKELVEQYTNRKVNIFVNTADDPEKDIYYITVTGTSAEAGDDGSVGRGNRVNGLITPNRHMSMEAAAGKNPVSHVGKIYNLLAMLIANDIAEQIEGVQEVYVRILSQIGKPIDEPLVASIQVIPKPGYKVESFEKDAYEIADEWLANITKIQKMILEDKLNVF
- a CDS encoding DMT family transporter, whose translation is MNTLMLGVTLSLLSAFGWGLSSILLKLSMKNKSAVTVNISRLYIISVVYAIFFTIDGNWKEILNLTPLQFLIAFISAQFGFVIGDYFFFNAMKIMGVSRTVPITSSYPLWAILWAYLFLGRSIDVQIILGAFLIVLAIIIVRQGEIEERMNMKGFMFALLAPLSWSFAIITMEWLSSQISAFTLAGLRMMLAALGISVFLKKYESEIKAITKREFAALTGAAFLGLFVGQYSFVKAVSLVGSSIAAPITAINPIISATLAILILKEPPNSKILTGLVMAVIGVVLISTA
- a CDS encoding adenosylcobinamide amidohydrolase, which codes for MLGKHYIHPFKEPMLSLSNAPHNGGLFKANGFFFMKVHKNYNGNYKEDCLNFEKQNGLENFVGFMTAADIPKVLAHAKSGRVEAYITAGITNPAIAGDDPPPWKPGTINIALIIHEGLTIGALANAIMTATEAKTYTLLKLGYNATGTTSDGIGVFAYEGSEEWAGTATEIGMSIGKVVRKALEDSIKKWEKIKD
- a CDS encoding DHH family phosphoesterase encodes the protein MDMVRKMKVLILGGGAIGRTIAEALKGEFEVTIIEKDELRAKSLAESGFQVVHGDFSYTATLLKAHIDKADLAIITTMDVPTIKRTIQVIRSNNKTIPILTILPDDITPEDIANQMKEEFETEVKIDYAVSPRKAISKVIVEIVEMFGEKKNANLLAKKLQELKQKGDALLIIMHDNPDPDSMASAAALKAIAQNFGLKAHIVYGGEVTHHENKALLNVLGVDMSKVSRGSYEIKRYPFIALIDCQPNGNLTILEEDDLNNIQIIIDHHQILQSLKEKLPSDAFVDIRPEVNSTSSILAEYFKALNLPLNETLSTGLFYGIYVDTKKFSKLSHVDLKAIEFLAEKVNYELLDKIEHPDISTETAEILARAILNRKIYKNVVISNVGFITNRDAIAESADFLLRLEGITTVLVFGIVDDRIEISARTRDVRVNIGKVLKEAFGEIGSGGGHAQSGGARISLGIFKLAKDKSSLLRLAEEAITEKFLEALGIKES
- a CDS encoding CBS domain-containing protein; the protein is MVILPRPIDPREIKRIRKELGITQEELARKAGVTQAYIAKLEAGKVDPRLSTFNRILEALLQCKKARLRAKDVMSSPIIAVKPYDNVEKVIKLMNEHNISQVPVIAGNKVVGSITDKVLVRKSLEYEDIYERKAMEVMEEPFPIVNEEEDIEVVKYLLEEHPAVIVQNKEGKPVGIITRSDLFRLK
- a CDS encoding translin family protein — protein: MKIAQIITRIREVLDEKDGLREEALKITRDIVRLSGDAIKALHRGDFELAEERLNKAQKLVKNLREMLKNHQDLYFTGYVQNAHQEFVEAILFYSYLKGKEFPSPTELGIPEADYALGIGDFIGELRRYFLILLMNGDIAKAEEVYHFMESIYEELMTLEYPKGLVNIRQKQDQARYILERTLEDLTRAKISKALEKKLEEALKR
- a CDS encoding DUF120 domain-containing protein, which codes for MKKLKLILQIAKNGAIGEKTRITLRELAKELGVSPQTVLRWLDELEKDGYIARTVEGKKTSIELTDKALKYLEELYEELSKVLYQGVIIGEVVSGLGEGAYYVKQYTPLIKEYLGFEPYPGTLNVKIIFPKTIFDALCNVKPILIPGFVKNGRTFGDVKAYRVKINGIEGAIVIPSRTIHPPKIAEIIAPVYLRKELNLKDGSRIKLKVIG